GAGCCTCGAGTCGCCTTCTCACGTAGCCGCCCACCTATTTATCGCTGCGGGGTCATATTCCGTCCATGAACGTCCTCGTCGCTGGTGGCACCGGCTTCATCGGCACGAACCTGTGTTCGGAACTGGTCGAGCGCGGCCACGAGGTGACGGCGCTCTCTCGATCCCCGGACGGCGAGGGACTCCCCGACGGCGTCGCGTCGGCGATGGGCGACGTCAGCGCCTACGATTCGATCACTGACACGGTGGCGGACCACGACGCTGTCGTCAACCTCGTCTCGCTCTCGCCGCTCTACAAGCCCCGCGGCAGCCCGGGTCATGAGGCGGTCCACCTCGGGGGCACCGAGAACCTCGTCCGGGCCGCCGAAGCCGGCGACGTCTCCCGATTCCTCCAGATAAGCGCGCTCGGTGCCGATCCGAACGGTGAGACGGCCTACATCCGCGCCAAGGGCAAGGCCGAGACAGTGGTCAGGGAGTCCACGCTCGAGTGGACGATCGTCCGTCCGTCCGTCGTCTTCGGCGATGGTGCGGAGTTCGTCGAGTTCACGAAGACGCTGACGACGCCGTACGTGACTGGGTTACCGGGCGGCGGAAAAACGCGGTTCCAGCCCATCTGGATCGGTGATCTCGCCCCGATGCTGGCCGATGCGCTCGAAGACGAGTCCCACATCGGTGAGACCTACGAACTCGCCGGGCCACAGATCGCCACGCTCGCGGACGTCACGAAACTGGTCTACGCGGCCGAGGGAAAAGACGTCACGATCGTCACGATCCCGATGGGGCTGGCGAAACTCGGCCTCTCGGCGGCCGATTCGCTACCGTTCATCCCCTTCGGCTCTGATCAGGCCCGATCGCTCGAGTTCGACAACACGGTCGACGACAACGACGTGACCGTGTTCGGCCGCGATCCGGCGGACCTGCGGACGCTCGGATCGTATTTCGGCCTCGAGCGGACCAGTCACCGGGAAAAACGGCCGGAAGCGGTCTGACGTTGTCGCCGCCTCACTCTCTCAATAGTTCTACTCTCTGCTCATACGTAATATAAAAATACCTATAGGCGGAGTAATTACTTTTTTCTCGAGCACGAGAATAGGCCGAATACCGCCTTGTTCCGTCGGTTAGGTGCAATAGTAAATTAATCGAGAAAGTCAGGGTTGCACAAGATTTATATCCTCCATTGCACTGTTACCAATTCAACGGAGCCCCTAACAAACAATGAAGTTGGCGATGATCGGATTCGGACAGGCCGGTGGCAAAATCGTCGATCGATTCCTCGATTACGACGATCGGACGGGTAGCGGAATCGTCCGGGCAGCGATCGCTGTCAACTCCGCGAAAGCGGACCTCATGGGTCTGGATAATATTCCACAGGAGAACCGCGTACTCATCGGCCAGGCCCGGGTAAAGGGCCATGGCGTGGGTGCTGACAACGAACTCGGCGCGGAAGTCGCCGAGGAGGACATCGACGAGGTTCAAAACGCCATCGACCAGATCCCGACCCACGAGGTCGACGCCTTCCTGATCGTTTCCGGGATGGGCGGCGGCACCGGATCGGGCGGCGCGCCGGTCCTCGCCAAACACCTCAAGCGAATCTACACGATCCCCGTCTACGGGCTCGGCGTCCTGCCGGGCACGGACGAAGGCGGTATCTACACTCTCAACGCGGCACGGTCCTTCCAGACGTTCGTCCGCGAAGTCGACAACCTACTCGTCTTCGACAACGACTCCTGGCGACAGACCGGCGAGTCCGTCGAGGGTGGCTACGATCAGATCAACGAGGAGATCGTCCGCCGCTTTGGCGTCCTCTTCGGTGCCGGCGAGGTCGGCGACGGGCAGGAAGTCGCCGAGAGCGTCGTCGACTCCTCTGAGATCATCAACACGCTCTCCGGCGGTGGCGTCTCCACCGTCGGCTACGCCTCCGAGGAAGTCGAACTGAACTCGGGCGGCGGGCTGCTCTCGCGGTTCACCGGCGACGGTGGCGGCGGGACGGACGATGATCTCGACGCTGCGAACACGACCAACCGCATTACGAGCCTCGTTCGCAAGGCCGCACTCGGCCGGCTCACACTCCCCTGTGAGATCGAAGGCACGGAGCGCGCCCTGCTCGTGCTCTCTGGTCCACCGGAGTATCTGAATCGAAAAGGCATCGAACGCGGCCGCAAGTGGCTCGAGGAGGAAACGGGCAGCATGGAAGTTCGCGGTGGCGACTTCCCCCGAGAGGAGCCCGAGGTGTCCGCGGCGATCCTGCTGTCGGGCGTGACGAACGTCCCGCGGATCAAGCGACTCCAGCAGGTCGCCATCGAGGCACAGGACAACATCGACGACATCCAACAGGAGAGCGAGGAGAACCTCGAGGAACTCGTCGAGGACGACGAGGACGAACTCGAGCCGCTGTTCTAGGCCGCCGTTCTTTTGTATTCGACGGCGCGAGCGCCACACTCGTGTCAGTGTCAGGGGGGACGACGATCGATACTGCTTTTCGGCGAGCAGATCGCCCGCTATCGACCGATAGCACTCCGACGTGCTTTTGAGCGCGCCCGGACTACCGCAACCAGATTCAGATGCGCGTCGTGGTCCCGTTCGCCGCCGAGACGCCGAAGACTAGACTCGAGTCCGTACTCTCTCCGAGTGAGCGCTCGCGGTTCGCCCGCGCGATGCTCGTCGACGTGTTGCGTGCGATCGTCGCGGCGGGCCACGAGCCGACGGTCGTCTCGACCGCACCGCTCGAGCTCGACGCCCTCAAGCTCCCGGGCGAGGTCGCCGCGGTCACCGCAGTCGCGGTCGACGAGCGGCCGCTGAGTGAGGCGGTCAACGCACGGTTGCCCGGCAGCGACGGCGGGAACGAAGGAGACAGCGCGGACAGCGATCCCGATCCCGACCGCGACCCCGTCGCCGTCGTCATGGCGGACCTCGCACTGGCGACCCCCGATGCGCTCGAGCGGCTCCTCACAACGTCGGCCGACATCGCGATCGCACCGGGGCGGGGCGGTGGGACGAACGCGCTCGTCGTTCGCCACCCCGCGTTCCGCGTGGACTACCACGGAGCCTCCTATCTCGACCACCGCGAGATCGCTCGCGAGGTCGGGGCCGGCCTCGAGACGGTCGACTCGTTCCGGTTGGCCACGGACATCGACGAGCCGGCGGACCTCGTCGAAGTACTCGTCCACGGTCGCGAGAGCGATCGTGCGCCCGCTCGTCTCCGGGAAATCGGGCTCGTACTCGACGATCGGGACGGACGGGTCGGCGTCGCTCGCGACGATGCTCGACCGTCGGAGTGAAGTCTACTTGTCATGAATATCACTGCGAAGTGAAGCCCTTATGTGCCGAGCGACGACACTGGGAGGTAATGTTTCCCGGGGCGAGTGAGTACGGCGTCGATATCGCGGTCGACGATGCGGCCGTCGAGGAGCTCCGTCAGGTCAGCCCGAACGATGTCGACGCACCGTCGGCGCTGACGTTTTCGCGCAACGTGTTCATTCCGCTCACGACGGCCTGTCGCTACACCTGTACGTACTGTACCTATTTCGACCCGCCGGGCCAGGCCTCCCTGCTCTCGCTCGAGGAGATTCGCGAAATCTGCCAACGCGGAGCCGACGCAGGCTGTACGGAGGCGCTATTTACCTTCGGTGACGACCCCGACGAGCGCTACACCGAGATCCACGCCAAGCTCGAGGAGTGGGGCCACGACTCGATCCACAGCTACCTGCGCGAGGCCTGTGAAGTGGCACTCGAGGAGGGGCTACTCCCCCACGCGAACCCGGGCGATCAGACCCGCGAGCAAATGGCGACCGTCGCAGACGTTAACGCCAGTATGGGCGTGATGCTCGAGACGACTGCCGAGGTCGGAGCCCACGCCGGGCCGCGGCGCAAAGTGCCCGGCCAGCGGCTACGGACCCTGAAAAACGCGGGCGAACTCGACATTGCCTTCACGACCGGGATTCTCGTCGGGATTGGCGAGAACTGGCGGGACCGCGCGGAGAGCCTGCTGGCGATTCGGGAACTCCACGAGCGCTACGATCACATCCAGGAGGTGATCATCCAGCCCGTGGTGGATAACGAACGCTGGTCGGACGGCTCACCCGATCTCGCGACGATGCGACAGGTGACGGCGATGGCCCGCGTCGCCCTACCCGAGGAGGTTTCGGTGCAGGTGCCGCCGAACCTCGCGCCCGCGAAAGATCTGATCGACTGCGGCGTCGACGATCTGGGCGGCGTCTCGCCGGTCACCGATGACCACATCAATCCCGACTACAAATGGCCCGCGCTCAGGGAACTCGAGGAGATCGCCGCGTCGGCGGCTCTCCCGCTCGGGGAACGGCTCCCGGTCTACGAGCGGTTCCTGCCGCCGGCCCTGCGAACGGACGGGTTCGACGGGCAGGTCGCCGACGGTGCGGGGAGCGGCGGTTCGGACGGGAGTCGCGACTGGATTTCGCCGACCATCCGGGACGCGCTCGCGGCTGACGATTCAGCGGGCGAGCGCTATCGGGCAGTGCTTCAGGACGAAACGGCGACCGCCCCGCGCTGAGCGAGGCCAGCGGTACGCTACCGGTCGGATGTCAATCGGACTGTTCTCAATATTTGACATTACCAGTAGTTGGTAATACGTTTTGTTATTCAAAATTGGTCACGAAACTCACGATACGTACATATCAAGCAGTTACCGGAGCAGCTATCGACATTTCTGAGATCTATCAAAGCCCACCTGATGAATACAG
This genomic stretch from Natrinema sp. SYSU A 869 harbors:
- a CDS encoding complex I NDUFA9 subunit family protein, whose product is MNVLVAGGTGFIGTNLCSELVERGHEVTALSRSPDGEGLPDGVASAMGDVSAYDSITDTVADHDAVVNLVSLSPLYKPRGSPGHEAVHLGGTENLVRAAEAGDVSRFLQISALGADPNGETAYIRAKGKAETVVRESTLEWTIVRPSVVFGDGAEFVEFTKTLTTPYVTGLPGGGKTRFQPIWIGDLAPMLADALEDESHIGETYELAGPQIATLADVTKLVYAAEGKDVTIVTIPMGLAKLGLSAADSLPFIPFGSDQARSLEFDNTVDDNDVTVFGRDPADLRTLGSYFGLERTSHREKRPEAV
- a CDS encoding tubulin/FtsZ family protein; amino-acid sequence: MKLAMIGFGQAGGKIVDRFLDYDDRTGSGIVRAAIAVNSAKADLMGLDNIPQENRVLIGQARVKGHGVGADNELGAEVAEEDIDEVQNAIDQIPTHEVDAFLIVSGMGGGTGSGGAPVLAKHLKRIYTIPVYGLGVLPGTDEGGIYTLNAARSFQTFVREVDNLLVFDNDSWRQTGESVEGGYDQINEEIVRRFGVLFGAGEVGDGQEVAESVVDSSEIINTLSGGGVSTVGYASEEVELNSGGGLLSRFTGDGGGGTDDDLDAANTTNRITSLVRKAALGRLTLPCEIEGTERALLVLSGPPEYLNRKGIERGRKWLEEETGSMEVRGGDFPREEPEVSAAILLSGVTNVPRIKRLQQVAIEAQDNIDDIQQESEENLEELVEDDEDELEPLF
- the cofC gene encoding 2-phospho-L-lactate guanylyltransferase, with translation MRVVVPFAAETPKTRLESVLSPSERSRFARAMLVDVLRAIVAAGHEPTVVSTAPLELDALKLPGEVAAVTAVAVDERPLSEAVNARLPGSDGGNEGDSADSDPDPDRDPVAVVMADLALATPDALERLLTTSADIAIAPGRGGGTNALVVRHPAFRVDYHGASYLDHREIAREVGAGLETVDSFRLATDIDEPADLVEVLVHGRESDRAPARLREIGLVLDDRDGRVGVARDDARPSE
- the cofG gene encoding 7,8-didemethyl-8-hydroxy-5-deazariboflavin synthase subunit CofG, translating into MFPGASEYGVDIAVDDAAVEELRQVSPNDVDAPSALTFSRNVFIPLTTACRYTCTYCTYFDPPGQASLLSLEEIREICQRGADAGCTEALFTFGDDPDERYTEIHAKLEEWGHDSIHSYLREACEVALEEGLLPHANPGDQTREQMATVADVNASMGVMLETTAEVGAHAGPRRKVPGQRLRTLKNAGELDIAFTTGILVGIGENWRDRAESLLAIRELHERYDHIQEVIIQPVVDNERWSDGSPDLATMRQVTAMARVALPEEVSVQVPPNLAPAKDLIDCGVDDLGGVSPVTDDHINPDYKWPALRELEEIAASAALPLGERLPVYERFLPPALRTDGFDGQVADGAGSGGSDGSRDWISPTIRDALAADDSAGERYRAVLQDETATAPR